The genome window GGAAATCATCTGACTACATAATGTTGGATCTGACTACGTAATGCGCAATATATCCATAAAGATCATTTgactttaaaaacaaaaattaatatgtccAATTTATACACGCACTCTAtgattttgtaaatttctacTGAAAAATTCTTACtctacttaaaaatttataagaaaatttagagTTTTAcacgtttatttaatttatatatttatctaacatGGAAACTAGTAGAAGTTATTCaagtatgttaaataaatttttttattaaataaaaaaacatctttatttgatatttacacaataaagtgagaattatattttcaaatatcattatacatGAAAACGtacgatttaaaaattagaataaaagttgcgatttttttctcgttaatTTCATGGACGAGATATGGTTTCTGTATCTTCAGGATGCTGCTCAGTTTTATTATCTTAGAGCAACGAGACTTGGAAAAAGTATTGCCACGAAAGTGGGTTGCCAGTTGCGCGAGGTGAACGCTCTCTGAACAGATTTTCTCTCGTCGAATTGActgttattgttatattattttgtttgtcagttcctttttttcttcaagtCAACTTAAGATACTGCCATTCGCGCACAGTTCGTCGCCGTCATCAGTAGAAAATAGAATTCTGACTCACTCATACGTAATGCTCTGCTCTGGTGGCCGACTCTTCCTTTTTTATACGTGAGAACTGTCGATCGGTGATATAAACGAACATATCTGGACGAGCTTCTATTGAATAGATTCCGTTCTACGTCagactattataattattaattgctaaAGGAAATAGCACAGGtacttgaatatatttattgtagttTGCACGCAAGACTTTTTGTATACAATATCTTCTATGCTAACATAAGTGAATTCAAATGACTGTGCTACTTACtccatatatataagaatacagTCTCATatcatgaatatattattatatatgtattattacataatcaaCTATGCATGCACTATGTATGCACTCTTTTAACGaaggataaaattaatttgaagacTAGAGATCGTTTGTTCATGGCTTGAAATGTTCATTAATTAAGACACTtggattttcaaaattaaacagCTCCGcgattatgttttaaaattaaaattaaaaaattttgtattactgtattatataaaattaaaatttcgtaatATCGTACAAGAAGATTTTAGCTATATCTTCctctctaaataataaatattaaattaaaaacgcaTAAACATGCTAAAGATAATAAGCGTAtagtaataaagataataaaactaataaaaataatccatATATTAATcgtctataattttatcaatgaaCAGACAAAactatcttattatatttctgcctatttttttttggcaacaataatatttagtttacgATCTCTTGATGACGTTGCGATTGAAAATTGCAACAAATCGCATCGCATTGTTTTGCAATATCGCTACAGCACCGTGTCTTAAAGACGACTAAATAACTATAATGTTTCGCTAATTGATAGATCGAAGGTAGCCAGTGCATTTTCTAAAGAAAGCCATTTGTGAATCACATTGCTGCGGTAAATTATAATGGCAATTTCTTCCATGTCGCACGCTTCGTGAATTCTGAGTGGGTGGAAAACATAGCTCTCGTTTCCCTTTTTCTGCGGGATTTTGTGCTGCGATGGTTGCGCATCGCGATATACACAAGATAATTGTTCTGTAATATGGCAAGCCTAGGAAAGAATGACATCGCGCAATGGTAACCGTGTTGCATTTTGTGtatacgtgtatgtgtgtaaaaaaacaatgaaaGAAATTTCGCATCTTTCTGACGTTTAACCGAATACAGTTAATAATCGCAATTGTCGATTTAATTAAccattcaattattattgcacatggtatagaaaaatattcgtGCTTTAAACGAGAGATTGCAACAAGCAATATGAAGATATGTATCGTATCTACTTCGACATGAAATTTTATGCACTTTGAACACAACGTTCGAGAAGCGATGTAGATCAGCAGATCTTTTCTCTCTGAAATTGAACTAAACAGaatttaaatggaaaattaattactgtggaaagtattatatttaacggGAATAAATTAACGAGTTTCgtgtatgataaaattttaattgtctatctggtaaattttaatcatttttttcttcattatattttctttagaaactTTTCAGACATTTTCTAGAAATTTAAAGAACATCTTTCTCGTCATTTGGGGTTGTTAAAAGAATAATGTCCGGGAAATTGTAATTACTTGTTAAAAGACGATACATGTTCTCTAATAAAGTCACGAAATGAACGACGCGTCACACTAGCCTCCTTCGTCACGTTCCCATCGTTATACGCGGAATCAGTATCACGATTTGTTTCACAGAACGTGCATACACGAGGCGCTATCTCTGCCAAAGTTATATTGCATAACTCATGTTCCCGCAGTTTATTGAGTTTCATTCCCATTTTAACTAGACGATCGGGTTGTCTGTCACTCGTCCAGTCTATCGCGAAATCCTTTCTACATCCTGGGCACAATTTCCCCGAGTGGAAAGTGCTTAGTCGTGTTCCCATTTCTTCACGCTCGCATTATTGCTGGTTAAATCTTTTAAGTACACTagcgtgtatttttataatttaagtaattatattatattaaacattaaaaaagtatgtacTCTCTCTTGcacataaaaaagattatactatttgtttcaatattcttacattgatatttgatatatttaataacaacttttgaagtaattttatttgaaaaagaatacttttaaCTGTTTACAGTTTCTTGAGTAACAAGGaatctttgttaaaaaaataaaataaccgTCGCGTTGTTgcgacaatatattttattattttgacagaTATCTCAAATGTTAGCGGTTGTCATATATGATCCACAATTGTACAACTGTTACAATGTATGTTTCGTTTACACAGaactataattattcattaccAATCGATTTATGCGTTAGGGAGGAAAAATGTAATAGGCATGATATTCGTAGGAAGAAGCATTTCACCATATTTACATCGCGGTAATCCCTAATTTAGTAAGCATTTTACCGGATGCGATGAGAACACAGGACGAAATGCACGCTTGGATCGGCAAGTTTCTTGCACAAAAATCGTAATTGCACGAGACCCAGAAACGCAGCCGACGAGAAGAAATGcgcttttacaaaatatatattaatttacgttattgcagctattatatcttattattgtgAAAGATATTATGAgatgtaaaagaaaagaggTGGCTTgcatgaaatttttatcgaagAAAAAGTTAGCGTATCTCTAACTACAGTAGCTCTGGGAGTTCATTTGTATAGAGAGTATCTCGTTTCTCtactacattattattttaaccagtttgtgatttaaaaaaatatatattttgttttctaaatttatatattatttatccaaACGCATGTATGATATCTTTCATGAAAAGAAACATACGAAATCAAGCTAACATCCCACTGTTGCGTTTATATTCAAACGGTTTCTTCTTCGCATACGATTTTCATCGTTGGCAAAGTCAcagtacaataatataaagccAGTTTACTTTCACTGGTGACCCGATGTCGCGACCAGGAAGACGAGTTGCATCAACGAATGATGATTGCGACGGTGATATTTGTCCAACTTTCGAAGCCTCGAGAAATActcatctttttttcatcggcattttttaaatttctctcacagaagataaaaaattacaggataatcatttttttatcgaaggaaaataatggtttgattttaaataaattactaatattagagaaatataatCTGGAGTATATTGACTACATTgccgatatacatataaatacaaattttttcaacatctGTAACCTGTGTACGATTgtctttcatatatattttattaaatttaattattagcaTATACTAAACACAgatatatttgtcaatttaaatataaaaaaatatataaaaatttattttataaatataatttaattgaatatagagctatatatttatatgcccctttaaaattaaattttttttaatatcaaagatGTGCAATGATACTGCATTTaaataaactgtaaaaattattgtagtccttttcaaaaaaattattgtttacaaaaatttcaggatttaaaaaagattattttctttacaggAGTCTGTCGAATCGAAGGATTCTCTGCAAAATCTCGCTGCGCCAACAAAGAAGGAAGTTGAGCCTGATACTAAGGACATGAAAGTCCAAGGAGAGGACAGCTCGAAATCTGACAGCGACAGCAGCGATGATGATGACGATTACGATGACGACGAATTCCCTCCCGTGCACATTAAGCTTCCTCTTCAGCTGGATCTCGACGATATTGCAGGcgtaaatacaatattattttacaattcttacagaaatttaatcctatttttttcacatacatgcctcacaaataaatatattaatatatatcatatatcaaataataattttacattacagttttattaaaaattttgtagcataagttttccaaaaatattgacatttgAGCCGTTCTTTGAATTGtgattgtgatttttttagaCGCTAATTCAGCAAGCTCGTAGCAGAGTTTCATGCGTCGTTGAAAGACGACGAGCTGATGAGGTGATGGACGGAACTGGCGACAACGGTTTAGATAACAGTACTGATCCACAGCGTTTCCAAAGACTGAGCGGCGAACGGGTTGCTATTCTTTGCGAATCAGGCAGTCCAAACCAAGAGTAAGTAACagttgaaaagaatatataagcgttaaatgaataaatgattaaattatgatctaattaataataaagtttcaagaaatatcatttatcgcaaaattgataactaaattaaataactatgCTTTGCaaagaaatttatcaaataataaagaaatatacaagCAACGAatacaaagaattaaatatttttatatgaattattgtaaataatgtaaataatagaaCGCAATGATaacatctttattattattgtttctgTGTTTGTAGACAACAGGAGCAGGAAATGCTCACTCCGATCATTGTGCCTCTAGGCACTGTGCAACTTCCCCTTCAGTCCCAGGAACCGAATCCGGGCTACCATCAGTATCAGATACATACCCAGTATCAAGTTCCCGATATGCAGCAATTGCCACTCAGCGACCCACGAGGATTGAATCACATTCCACCTGAGCTCCGTAATCTTCCTCAACTGACTATGGAGATGAGACCGCCTCGAATGGGCCCGCAAATGCCTATGATGGGACCTCAGAATAATCCGATGGGACCACAGGTGAGTCTTATCCGTCGAGTGATGTAAATAGACTGTCATTGtagatagaatttatttattaataatttattcagcGCAAAAGTCAATTTCATATTGATGATGCAGGTCGAGATGCGCCAGATTCCTATCGATCTGCGTCACTTCCCAATAGACCCGCTGAGAGGGATGCGGCCAATTGCTCCGGAACCTCGTCAGGAACCACAGATCTCAGTGATGTATCAACAGCAAGCCGAGCAAATGCCCAATACTTACAATCAGGAGCAACAGGGTCCAGTTATGATGCCCCCGCCTCCTCCGCAAGCCGAGGCACAGATCCAAGATCATAGAATACATCAAGTGTCGCCCGTGATGATCCCACAGACCGAACAGAGACCACCCGCCCCGCCTCAAGTCGCGCCTGAGAAGCCACGTTCACCTTTCCAGGGCATTCCCATTGAAATCAGAAGAATAATTCAGCAGGTACCGTTGGAGATCAAGAATATCATTCAACACATCACTGGCGAAGCCAGACCGTTCCCAGTTCAGGTGCCAGACGGAGCTCGTCGCGAGGTACGTTTACTTCTCGTTAAATCATAAAACAGTGTTTTGAAAGAACATACAAGTTATTACTTCACATACATCTTACGTAACGTATTGATGATAAAGTTTTGTAAgaatttcgatataaaattagctatataaaatttttacagtaAAGTCTCTGGAAAAAAGAGTGATAAATGTTAAAACGTGTTTATTACGTATGTAAACATATGTTGTAACGTTAACAGGAACTCAAACCGTTCCCGGAAAACGCGAGACCAATACCATTAGGACCGTTCCCACTTCCGGTGGAAGTGAGAAATTTGATTGAGCATGGAAATATTGAAGGTCGTCAACGCCCAGATGGTGACGAGCAGCAGGAAGCAAAACCTTTCCCAGGGCCAGAGGACGAGGGCGATGAAATCGAAAGAAACTTCCCCGTACCTGTGGAAATTCgcaatattattcatcaggTAAAATAATAACGACACGTTagataagtattttattttttacagataattgcgtataaaatcaaattcttcgactttttatttacaattccatataaattttattaatccatattatacttttcatttaaaaaaccaATTACAATCTTCagaatttatttactaattatttaacgtctttttgatatattattaaaaaataaaattctagtattttttaatataataaaatataaaaaatataaaaattattataaatattattaaattattataaaaaatattatagttttttaaattaatctctaaagtataaagataataaaagttttagataaagataaaaaataataaaaattttagataattaatatagatattataatataaaaattatatgaaaattattaaattattatatatttgaaatgaaagtggaatatttttttgtctttttatcgAAACATtagataatttcatatatttgaaatgaaagtggaatatttttttgtctttttatcgAAACATTAGATAATTTCATGTAATCGttcttgattattaaaaaaatgaagaagtaattaattaagaaaaaataatttctgaaattataGGTCGTAGAAGGGCGTGCTTTCCCGGTTTCGAGATTTGCGTTAAGACCAGTTGAGTCCTTGGAGGTACCGGTAGAAGCACGTGCTGAGGTGACTGATGGTCAATCTACGGAACAACAATCCGAACAACAGCCACAAGAGCAGCACCAGGAGGTACACATGATGAttcaacaacaacaacagcaagaacaacaacaacaacaacaacatccgcaacagcaacaacagcaACCAATGCAAGAAGAGGAAGCACGCCCACATTGTAAGTAAAAATTCATATGTTTTGGATTGTTTTATTACTATCCTTAATCCATTAATATTTGCAccaatttattttgaagaaaatttattatacacaatatgattaaaaaatgtgatataaaatacacgttgaaaggagagaaaaagagaattaaatggatatattataataattaaactctaaaattgataataaaaaaatattcaattcacAGATGTGCAACCACGTTCTGTACGCTCCGTGCCAGACGATGTGTTCCTTCATCATCGCGAGAAACGCGTGCGTCGTTGCGCCTGTGATTGCGCGTGCTAAAGGATGCAGCGACTGCATTTCCGTGCGTGTGTCGGATGGAATGAGGTTTCAAGTCCGTCCTTAGACgataaaagattaagaaaaaaaaaagagttttaaaattttattgatgcACATTTTGATCAAATAATTGCAATCGTTGCAAccttaagaaataaaacaaacgcaaaaaataaataaatgcaaaaatagtTGCATATATTCTCGTTAATGTTACAATTTTCTTGTTGCATCAAATTTTCCTGATCCAAAGTATATCAGTATATAACTATAAacatctaaataattttttttgaaattatttcagattttGAGGTTTTTGATAATAgtcgaaatattttgaattatatcataaaaaattatattcatcgTTTTTATATCTTGCGCGGCAAataagtactaataaaaagcTATAGTTGACGATTATATGATCGaggaataatattcgatttcaacGACAACGCGTAGATTTCAGAATATTTACCCTTCTCTATCAGCTAAGAGTACGAGAtagaaaatctttataaagatataactgttatatattgagatatattttaactcgCGAGCTGTTGATCagacaataaataatagtttccAAATCGAGTTGAttgattatattctttataaagaaagaggaaaagtaGAAAGATAGTTTAGTAATCTGTGATTCCCTTATATAAATCTCTTTATAAAAACGCTGcaaaaaagcataattttattttaaagaatgattaattattaggCATTTTTCTGTacaataatttcgtttttatatttcatttaatttcgttattaattttgcattttttgtttattttcttcatattcTTATCTTATCCTTCCAAAcagtagaaaaaatattgattttttttttttacataaaagctGACCCAAAAGAACACTGTGTATTATGTACTTtagtttgattaattatttacgaaaataCATTCCTGTACATTGTTTGCGTTCAtggacaaattaattttaagcttTGAGtgtttaattgaattatgttCTCTATGtactatgttttttttttctttttcatgacAAATAATAAAGTGGTACAATATTGATTCAATTGATACCTGACAGTACatctacatacatacacactgAATCACATTCtaagataataaaacatatcgcaacataaaaaacaaaaaaaaaatattttttaataccatttattatatataaatatattttatttaaaatattttaatatatattaaataacacatttttagatattttgcaGGTGGCAAATActgtttgtttgttttttgttGTATTTAACAGATCATTATCTACAtgcatatcattttttattataattgtatgctTTATAAAACCGTGTGATTCATTATTTTCTGcgattatgattttataagccttccgaaaaaatattttttcaagatatttctcataaatatttattcatttaaagataaatatcaaaaggctaaaaaattattgttactaagaatattttttaataaataggtTCGAGTGTATCATTCCGTTTTTTACGcagatttacattaattattgatttcattttgcaattaaaaacatgcaataatatatgagTCATATGATAGAATaatgaaagtatatataataaagaatcttATTaaactgtttataataattaattcaatattcaagaaataaaatattctgtagccatttattttttaatacgctAAATTTCGCGGCACTCTTCTCCTCATGAGTGAATGATTATATGATAGATACGCATATTCCTATTCCTGTTTATATCTAATCTTGTGTTGTGTTGTTTAGGTGCCGACACTCGACGAAAAggtaacaatatgtataaatccaTATGtcatcttattattataacgcaaacattttctacaattttgcTTAACGATTTATCAACCTgcgcaataaattaattatcaggatttttaatatatttcgtaattttgTATCGAAAAGGCGGATACTTTATCAAAGTGCAGAAGTGTCTATTTCTTCAATAAGAATCGAAACGATGAAGaatgacaattataaattattgctcTATTTTCACATGTGCACAGTAATAATTACTTCTTTAATTAAGAGATTCGCGAATGtatttgacattattttaGCTTATTCGCAGATCTAAACGTAATTTGCCCATTATTTTCGGATTAAGAGCACGTAAGCACGAGTCACATAATCAGCTAATTAAAGTATAACAGAAAGAGTCATAATTActcgtttataataattaatttgatattcaagaaataaaacatttcttaaggacttaatatattgaataatttcgcGATCTTATGAATTAACTATGATACACACATTAGAGAACtgcttataatattatattatcactcTCAACTCGATCATTTTCGCGACGTTACTTTCTTCTTCCTAATGAATTAACTTATCACACAATAGATAGAGAGCGTGctactatatatattcctgTGTATACTTGGCTTTGTTCATTCAGGCGCCGACACTCAAACGAACAGGTAGCAGTATAAATCGTTCCATATATCATCATATTCGTATCATTACGTTAaacgtcattatttttaattgcgatTAGTGATAGCAATAAGATCGCTCCATACATGTCATcgtattatcattttaaacgTGATCGTTTTCTACGATTGCCATTAGCGATTTATCAACCTGCGCGATGAATTAATTATCCcgattatataaagtttcctaatttttgtacaaaaaagacagatattttatcgaagcgcagatatatatttatttacgaaaattagaaaagataaagaacgataattagaaattattgttCCATTCTGATACGtaaagtgatattttttttcttaaatacttggagatttgcaaatgtatttcatcgtgttttaaattattcacaaaTCTAAATATAGTTCGTCCATTATTTTTGGATTGAAAGAACACAGTGCACAAATCACGTAATCGGCGGAAAACGCAAAAAGTTGTAATCACTcgtttataaagattaattcgaCATTCAAGTTATGAAACATTTC of Anoplolepis gracilipes chromosome 8, ASM4749672v1, whole genome shotgun sequence contains these proteins:
- the LOC140668464 gene encoding uncharacterized protein — protein: MEKEQPDSLATVAVVSDKIPQTHSHYAPSEVYSSAEPPPAYMRPPKSTAVQIARIAAITLITMSVVLGSFILAASWVQARASCTPESIAAMQAELKLQQQTSGTYQPQGEFLKHLQPEALVQESVESKDSLQNLAAPTKKEVEPDTKDMKVQGEDSSKSDSDSSDDDDDYDDDEFPPVHIKLPLQLDLDDIAGTLIQQARSRVSCVVERRRADEVMDGTGDNGLDNSTDPQRFQRLSGERVAILCESGSPNQEQQEQEMLTPIIVPLGTVQLPLQSQEPNPGYHQYQIHTQYQVPDMQQLPLSDPRGLNHIPPELRNLPQLTMEMRPPRMGPQMPMMGPQNNPMGPQVEMRQIPIDLRHFPIDPLRGMRPIAPEPRQEPQISVMYQQQAEQMPNTYNQEQQGPVMMPPPPPQAEAQIQDHRIHQVSPVMIPQTEQRPPAPPQVAPEKPRSPFQGIPIEIRRIIQQVPLEIKNIIQHITGEARPFPVQVPDGARREELKPFPENARPIPLGPFPLPVEVRNLIEHGNIEGRQRPDGDEQQEAKPFPGPEDEGDEIERNFPVPVEIRNIIHQVVEGRAFPVSRFALRPVESLEVPVEARAEVTDGQSTEQQSEQQPQEQHQEVHMMIQQQQQQEQQQQQQHPQQQQQQPMQEEEARPHYVQPRSVRSVPDDVFLHHREKRVRRCACDCAC